The following are encoded together in the Methylorubrum sp. B1-46 genome:
- a CDS encoding manganese catalase family protein: MFMRVDKLQAELPAPKRRDPNAAAALQELLGGKYGEMSTLGNYMFQSFNFRSKDKLKPFYSLVASITAEELGHVELVSNGVAMLNNGPDNDGDTTDGGDISGAPFEDMKDIRLAAAFLSNGGGAAPINSNGASWNNDFITSTGNVVVDLLHNFHLECGARLHKLRVYETLSDPTGREVCGYLLVRGSVHAHAYALALKQITGVDLDKFLPTPNINLDKIPECQKYLQEGSHRRLYTWSPNDYRDIAGIWNSGEHALPGDPPGELEVVEGMPDGGKIHQLTGIPSAFAPDYAPEEMFEIAQKLTKKAR, encoded by the coding sequence ATGTTCATGCGCGTCGACAAGCTACAGGCCGAGCTTCCCGCCCCCAAACGCAGGGATCCGAACGCGGCCGCCGCGCTGCAGGAGCTGCTCGGTGGCAAGTACGGCGAGATGTCCACGCTCGGGAACTACATGTTCCAGAGCTTCAATTTCCGTAGCAAGGACAAGCTCAAGCCCTTCTACAGCCTGGTGGCCAGCATCACGGCGGAGGAACTCGGCCATGTCGAGCTCGTGAGCAACGGCGTGGCCATGCTCAACAACGGGCCCGACAACGACGGCGATACGACGGATGGCGGCGATATCTCGGGTGCGCCCTTCGAGGACATGAAGGACATTCGGCTGGCCGCGGCCTTCCTCTCGAACGGCGGCGGTGCGGCGCCGATCAACAGCAACGGCGCCTCGTGGAACAACGACTTCATCACCTCGACGGGCAACGTCGTCGTCGATCTCCTGCACAACTTCCACCTCGAATGCGGCGCCCGGCTGCACAAGCTTCGGGTCTACGAGACGTTGTCGGACCCGACCGGCCGCGAGGTCTGCGGCTACCTGCTGGTGCGCGGCTCGGTCCATGCCCACGCCTACGCGCTGGCGCTCAAGCAGATCACCGGCGTCGATCTCGACAAGTTCCTGCCGACGCCGAACATCAACCTCGACAAGATCCCCGAGTGCCAGAAGTATCTGCAGGAGGGCTCGCACCGCCGCCTCTACACCTGGAGCCCGAACGATTACCGCGACATCGCCGGGATCTGGAACAGCGGCGAGCACGCCCTGCCCGGCGATCCGCCGGGTGAACTGGAGGTCGTCGAGGGCATGCCCGACGGCGGCAAGATCCACCAGCTCACCGGTATCCCCTCGGCCTTCGCGCCGGACTACGCGCCGGAGGAGATGTTCGAGATCGCGCAGAAGCTGACGAAGAAGGCGCGCTGA
- a CDS encoding helix-turn-helix domain-containing protein — MNTRIITTPGGERLVLMPESDFEALVAAAEDNADRTAVAEFRRKIAAGEEELVPASVVERLLSGENRVRVWREHRGLSGAALAKQAGLAQAYLSQIETGAREGTIETYGKLAGALRVSLNDLAG; from the coding sequence ATGAACACGCGGATCATCACCACCCCCGGCGGCGAGCGTCTTGTGCTTATGCCGGAATCGGATTTCGAAGCGTTGGTGGCAGCGGCCGAAGACAACGCCGACCGTACCGCCGTCGCGGAGTTCCGGCGTAAGATCGCTGCGGGCGAGGAGGAACTGGTTCCAGCTTCCGTCGTGGAGCGTCTTCTGTCCGGCGAAAACCGTGTCCGTGTCTGGCGTGAACACCGCGGCCTGAGCGGGGCCGCGCTCGCGAAGCAAGCCGGTCTCGCGCAGGCTTACCTGTCGCAGATCGAGACGGGCGCGCGGGAAGGCACCATCGAAACGTATGGCAAGCTTGCAGGGGCTCTCAGGGTTTCCCTGAACGATCTCGCGGGCTGA
- a CDS encoding type II toxin-antitoxin system RelE/ParE family toxin has product MAEVVYSKAAVQALIRLPADVSRKIRLKIEQYAADPASLANNVKALRGEPGILRLRVGDWRVLFTEEGVVIAVIRIAPRGDAYD; this is encoded by the coding sequence ATGGCTGAGGTCGTCTACAGCAAAGCTGCCGTGCAGGCTTTGATCCGGCTCCCAGCCGACGTCTCCCGGAAGATCCGCCTCAAGATCGAACAATACGCAGCCGACCCTGCGTCACTTGCCAACAACGTGAAGGCTCTCCGGGGCGAGCCCGGCATCCTACGCCTGCGGGTTGGAGATTGGCGTGTTCTCTTCACCGAGGAAGGCGTCGTGATTGCCGTCATCAGGATCGCACCACGGGGCGACGCGTACGACTGA
- a CDS encoding phytoene/squalene synthase family protein: MTRPETRTETNPEAGHDGLAFAFRHCEELVREGDPDRYFAALFAPAAFRPHLFALAAFSLTIARIREAATNPMAGEIRLQWWRDALQGEARGDVRANPVAAALEDAIVTRRLGRQPFVDLIDARVFDLYDDPMPRVNDLEGYCGETASALIRLSGLVLAEGAEPGGAAAAGHAGVAYGITGLLRSLPWHARQGQVYLPGDLLRQNGVTREDIVSGRGGPGLVRTCAELRALARRHLAAYEAARATIAPAARPAFLPTALVEPYLAAMERPGYDPLNSVIEIARWRRLWRLWRAARTGR, translated from the coding sequence ATGACGCGCCCCGAGACCCGAACCGAGACGAACCCGGAGGCCGGCCATGACGGGCTCGCCTTCGCCTTCCGGCACTGCGAGGAGCTGGTGCGCGAGGGCGACCCGGATCGCTACTTCGCGGCCCTGTTCGCGCCCGCCGCCTTCCGCCCGCACCTATTCGCGCTGGCCGCCTTCAGCTTGACCATCGCCCGCATCCGCGAGGCCGCCACGAACCCGATGGCCGGCGAGATCCGCCTGCAATGGTGGCGCGACGCGCTCCAGGGCGAGGCGCGGGGCGACGTGCGGGCCAACCCGGTCGCGGCGGCGCTGGAGGACGCCATCGTCACCCGCCGCCTCGGGCGCCAGCCCTTTGTCGACCTGATCGATGCCCGCGTGTTCGACCTCTACGACGACCCGATGCCGCGGGTGAACGATCTGGAGGGCTATTGCGGCGAAACCGCCTCGGCGCTGATCCGCCTTTCGGGCCTCGTGCTCGCGGAAGGGGCCGAACCCGGCGGCGCGGCGGCGGCCGGGCATGCCGGCGTCGCCTACGGCATCACCGGCCTTCTGCGCTCGCTGCCGTGGCACGCGCGCCAGGGGCAGGTTTACCTGCCCGGCGACCTGCTGCGCCAGAACGGCGTCACCCGCGAGGACATCGTCTCGGGCCGCGGCGGACCGGGACTGGTGCGCACCTGCGCCGAATTGCGGGCGCTGGCGCGGCGCCATCTCGCCGCCTACGAGGCGGCCCGTGCCACCATTGCCCCGGCCGCCCGGCCCGCCTTCCTGCCGACGGCGCTGGTCGAACCGTATCTCGCGGCGATGGAGCGTCCCGGCTACGACCCGCTCAACAGCGTGATCGAGATCGCCCGCTGGCGCCGCCTGTGGCGGCTGTGGCGGGCGGCGCGCACGGGGCGCTAA
- a CDS encoding Mth938-like domain-containing protein produces the protein MSEGRVPGQIHDGFLPGRHGIDAYGNGGFRFGQMSHRGSILLLPSGVRAWDVSEPGAIDGPSLAPILAEADGIELLLIGTGADIVFLPDSLRQRLKAAGIGLDTMQTGAAARTYNILMAENRKVAAALIAVT, from the coding sequence GTGAGCGAGGGACGGGTCCCGGGTCAGATCCACGACGGCTTCCTGCCCGGCCGCCACGGCATCGACGCTTACGGCAATGGCGGTTTCCGCTTCGGGCAGATGTCCCATCGCGGCTCGATCCTGCTGCTGCCCTCGGGCGTGCGCGCCTGGGACGTGAGCGAGCCCGGCGCCATCGACGGGCCGAGCCTCGCCCCCATCCTCGCCGAGGCCGACGGGATCGAGCTGCTGCTGATCGGCACGGGCGCCGACATCGTCTTCCTGCCCGATTCCCTGCGCCAGCGCCTCAAGGCCGCAGGCATCGGCCTCGACACCATGCAGACGGGAGCGGCGGCACGCACCTACAACATCCTGATGGCCGAGAACCGCAAGGTCGCGGCCGCGCTGATCGCCGTCACCTGA
- the secF gene encoding protein translocase subunit SecF, with the protein MRLLRLWPDESHFDFMRFRRVTFPLSAVMSVVTLVLFITVGLNYGIDFKGGTLVELQAKPGHTADVAEIRHTANGFGFGETEVQELGGQGQVLVRFPLQAGEQGQTAVMQKAHAAFDAGYDFRRTETVGPRVSGELVQSGTIGVVLSVLAVLVYLWFRFERELALGAIVGTLHDIVLTVGVFIITRIEFNMTSIAAILTIVGYSLNETVVVFDRTRELMRRYKTIPVVELLNLSINSTMSRTVMTSLSTTLSLVALVLFGGEAINGFAVVMLCGVVICTYSAIFVSTPALIYIGLRLSGSKASQQAGLPQAAE; encoded by the coding sequence ATGCGCCTGCTTCGCCTCTGGCCCGACGAATCGCATTTCGACTTCATGCGGTTCCGGCGCGTCACCTTCCCGCTCTCGGCGGTGATGTCGGTCGTGACGCTCGTGCTGTTCATCACCGTCGGGCTCAATTACGGCATCGACTTCAAGGGCGGCACCCTGGTCGAGCTTCAGGCCAAGCCCGGCCATACGGCGGACGTCGCCGAGATCCGCCACACCGCCAACGGCTTCGGCTTCGGCGAGACCGAGGTTCAGGAACTCGGCGGCCAGGGGCAGGTGCTGGTGCGCTTTCCCCTTCAGGCCGGCGAGCAGGGCCAGACCGCGGTGATGCAGAAGGCGCACGCCGCCTTCGACGCCGGCTACGATTTCCGCCGCACCGAGACGGTCGGTCCGCGCGTCTCGGGCGAGCTGGTGCAGTCCGGCACGATCGGCGTCGTGCTCTCGGTGCTCGCCGTGCTGGTCTACCTGTGGTTCCGCTTCGAGCGGGAGCTGGCGCTGGGTGCCATCGTCGGCACCCTGCACGATATCGTGCTGACGGTGGGCGTGTTCATCATCACCCGCATCGAGTTCAACATGACCTCGATCGCGGCGATCCTCACCATCGTCGGCTACTCGCTCAACGAGACCGTGGTCGTGTTCGACCGGACCCGCGAACTGATGCGCCGCTACAAGACCATTCCCGTGGTGGAGTTGCTCAACCTCTCGATCAACTCCACCATGTCGCGCACGGTGATGACCTCGCTCTCCACCACCCTGTCGCTGGTGGCGCTGGTGCTGTTCGGCGGCGAGGCGATCAACGGCTTCGCCGTGGTGATGCTCTGCGGCGTGGTGATCTGCACCTATTCGGCGATCTTCGTCTCGACTCCGGCGCTGATCTATATCGGCCTGCGCCTGTCGGGCTCGAAGGCGTCGCAGCAGGCGGGCCTTCCGCAGGCGGCCGAGTAA